Genomic DNA from Candidatus Nitronereus thalassa:
TGCCGGTGCGGACTCGGGGAATCCCATTGGAGCACAGATAGCTCAAATTCTTAAGGCCGACTTAACCAGGTCTCAGGTTTTTGAGGTCGTGGGCGAGCCCATTTCCACCCTGGAATTTTCTCAATCGCATTGTCAGGGAACAGAACTTCTGGGAAAGGCCAAAGGAAGCGGAGCCACCGTATCCAGCTGGGGGCGTGTAGGGCGGAAGAATAGCAAGCTTGTGATGGAAACCTGTGCCTTCGATGGAGGGAGCGAAGATCTTGCTTTGGGGAAACGCTACGTAGGTAGCCCGATCACTTTCAAATTACTACGGCTCATGGTGCATCGGTGGGCGGATGAATTGGTTTCCCGGTACACGGGAGATCCTGGGATTGCACGGACCAAAATTGTATATGTGGCGGAAGACGCCAAGGGCAATCGAGATTTGTTTGTGATGGATTATGATGGGTTTGGTCCAAAGCAGATAACGGCCGATCAGCGATTGAGTCTCATGCCTGCTTGGTCACCGGATCAACGGCACGTGGCCTTTACGACTTATAAAAAAAATAATCAAGAGATCGTTCTTCTTCATTTAGCTTCGGGCACAAAGACGACGTTGGTTTCAGCCAAAAGTTTGAATATTACTCCAGCCTTTTCTCCCAACGGAAAACTGTTAGCCTTTGCGTCGGCGACGGAGGGAAATTCGGATATATATACGTTGGACTTGACGACGAAAGACTTGCTGAAACTCACGTTTGACTCCAGTGCCGATCTTTCTCCGGCATGGTCCCCCAATGGTCGGGAAATTGCATTTACCTCCGATCGAGGGGGGCGTCCTCAGATCTATCTTATGAGTGCGGATGGCTCAAACGTTCGACGTCTGACCTTTGAAGGGCAATATAACGCTGCCCCCGCCTGGTCCCCTCGCGGAGATTGGATTGTGTATGTCTGTCAATTACCACAGCAGGGGTTCAAATTATGTCGGATCACCCCGGATGGGCAAAAACGCATGCAAATTACCTCAGGCCCATCTAGCGAAATCGATGATTCCCCTTCATGGGCACCAGATGGGCGACATTTGGTTTTTAGTTCCACCCGGGGTGGGACGAGTCATATTTACATGGTGAATGTAGATGGATCGGGGTTGGAGCAATTGACGACTGGAGGAACCCATCATAGTTCTCCGTCCTGGTCGCCATTGTAGCGCTTCTGGGATTTCCTGCCATTATCAAAGAGGTGGTGATGGGATGGTTGGGCATTGCCCGGACGTTTCGTCCTGGCCAGGATATAATCAGGGAGTTCAGATTGATTTTGGGTGTATTGGTGATATGTGCATAGGGGGGCGGTAAAAATGGCGCAAAGAGATTTAGAGTGGTGCTCATCAAAGATGGGGAGGCTTGCTTTGTTCCTACGTCGTCTGCCGAAAATGATCTTGATTGGTGTGCTGTTGGTGAGTCTGCCATCTTGTGTGGCCCAACAAGCCGATCTTGTGCGCTTTCAGCAAGAGTTTGAAACCAAGATTGCCAAACTTGATCAGGAGAAAAAAGCCCTAGCTTCCACCCTGGCTCAAGCCAACCAATCGATTAAAGAATCCCAGGCCGTCTTGGCTCAACAAAAATCAGAAGTGTCGGAATTGGTCAAGGCGCGTGCGCAAATCAATAGTGACTTGCGAAGCCTTCGGGAGGAAAACCTTCCAAAGTTAAGCGGCGAATTAGAATCAGAATCCCATCGACTGCAACGCCTGGAGAAAAAAGTTGATGACCTGGTCCAGTTGGAGAAGAATCTCAGGGCGGAATTGGAAAAAAGTAATAAGGCCCGTGCTGCAGAAATCGTGACGCTTCGCGACAATGTCCAAAAAGAGTTTGATCGTCAGGGTAAAACCATGAGTGAGCAGATGGCTGGATTCAGAACTTCGCTAGTAGAGTTCAAGGAGGCTCTGGCTGGGATTGACACGCGTTTGGTTGCCGAACAGGCGAGGGCAACAGCTGCCGAGACCAAAATGAAAAATGAGGTAGAGGCACAGCAAACCGCATTACAAGAGAAGTTGGATTCGGATACTCAAACCCTCAAACAATATTTGGAGACCGATGTCAAAACCAGCATTGGTTCGGTGGCGAAAACACTTAAAGAGGTCAATGCGGATTTAGGCAAGCAAGTCGATGCGCAAGCGGCCGAACTTAAGGCCCAATCGGCATTACTATCGAACTTGAACACCAAAGTGGGGACGGAATTGGCTGCGCTCAAGGAGCAAAATGAAGGGGCCAAACAGAATCTTGCAAGTTTGACTCAGTCCATGACCCAGTTTCGAAATGGGTTGGATGCCGTGAGCGCACAATTAGGATCGAAGGTGGATGAGCATGGCCAGACCCTGGAGCAATCGGGAAGCCGATTAAAGCAAATTGAGGAGCAGTACGCGTCTCTCTCCAAAAAGTTTGATGCCGAGACCCAAGGTCTAAAGGCTGATTTAAAGCAGGCACGCACGCAGGTGGTTTCGCAAGATAAACATATCCAGGATTTAAATCAGTCCGTGGTCTCTATGCGCGAAGTGTTGGATTCCATGGCAGGCATGCTTGGGAAGCGGAGTGATGAGCAACTGCAACAAATGGGAAAATTGGCTGCGCAATTAGAGCAGGTCCAAAAGGCCAAATCCCAAAATGCTTCTCAACAGGATGCGAATCTTCAAGCGCTCTCTTCCCACGTCAATGAGGTGACCGCAAGCGTACAATCCGTGGTGACTGCGCTAGATCATCTCAAGTCGTCCCTCTCATCTCGGCTCGATGCTCAGGCAGCCCAACTAGCGGAGCAAGAGCGACGGATCACGGAAACCGCAAACAACTCGTCCTCTTTACAGGGGGTCAATCAAGAGTTGCAAGCGAATGTGGAACACCTGAACCAATTAACCTCAAGCCTCGCCCAACTCAAGGAAGTCGTCAATACTATTGGGACCAAGCTTGGGAAAAAAGTCGATGAACATGAAAACCAAATTGCTGGGTTGTCTCAGCGTGTTCAACAATTGCAGTCTTCTAAAAAGAGCGCAGCCTCCAAATCGTCTGCTCCCAAATAACCCAAGCACCGTGCATATAGCTAATTGATCTGATGAATGCCATGGTCATGAAAATATTATGTATATCTCTGATTATGGCGACTTATAGCCTCAATATAGGGTTTGCTGCGGACCGGTCAGATTTCGAGCATCAATCTTCCAACGGAACCTCCGAGACTAAGCGATTAATCAAACCGAGCCAGGCGTTTCATTTTGCCTATCAGGATTATTTGAAAGGACACTTTGGCTTGGCATTGTCCCAGTTTCAGAATTTTATTGCCGATTACCCGGAGAGTTCCATGGTCCCCAAAGCCTATTTTTATTTGGGGGAGTGTTATGAACAGGAGGGCAATCTGAAAGAAGCGGCTCGCGCATTGACGACTCTTATTGAACAGTATGAAATGAGTCGACAGGTGCCTGCGGCCTTATTCAAATTAGGAAAAGTCATGGTGAAAGCCCGGAAGCCTCAAAAGGCCAAAGCCTACTGGATTAAGTTGATTAAAGACTTTCGGGGGACACCTGAAGCCAAATTAGCCTCACGAGATCTTAATCGGATTCCCTAGCGACCTTTTCAAACAGCCTCGTCTTTGATTACGATACGCCGTTTAAGCATGACCACCTTATTAGGATTTCCATGACAAGGTCTCCTGACACCAAAATCCGCGTGTTGCCTGATTCCGTCTCCTGCCAGATTGCGGCCGGAGAAATTGTGGATCGTCCGGCGTCCGTGGTGAAAGAACTCCTGGACAATAGTTTGGATGCTGGGAGCTCCATGATTGCAATAGATGTGGTTGAAGGTGGCAAGCGGCTGATTCGTGTCACGGACAATGGCGAAGGGATGACTCGGGCCGATGCGCAAATGGCCTGTCAACGATTTGCCACCAGTAAGCTTTCCAATGTGTCGGATTTATTGAACATTGCAACCTATGGGTTTCGAGGAGAAGCGTTACCAAGCATTGCATCAGTATCGAAGTTCAGTTTGTTGACTGGAAAACGCGGGGAGTCAGTGGGCACACAGCTAATTGCCGATGGTGGTCCCGTATCTTCCATGAAAGAGCAGGCATGTCCGCCTGGTACCCGAATTGACGTTGCAGAGTTATTCTACAATACCCCAGGACGTCAAAAGTTTTTGAAATCCACGCCCACGGAATTTTCACACATTTGCCATGTGGTCCAACAGGCCGCCTTGGCGTCTCCTGGAACCCAATTTCGTTTGACCCATAACGACAATGTGGTATTCGATTTTCCCGCCGTGGATTCCCTGCAAGATCGCCTGCTCCAATTGTATGGAACCAGGGTGATGGATCAGATGCTACCTCTTGATTTTGAACGTGGTGGACTCAAAGTTGAGGGGGTAACGATTAACCCCTATCACGCACGAACAAGTCGCTCCCCCCAAGAAATGTTTGTGAATGGACGGGTGATAAAAAATACGACCATCTCGCACGCGATTTATGAAGCCTATGGGTCGTTTCTCCCAAAGGGGCGACACCCGGTGTTTGCGTTATTTTTAACAATCGATCCTGCCGTGGTGGATGTGAATGTCCATCCTGCCAAACGCGAAGTGAAATTCTCTGCACCTGATATGGTGCATCGAGTCGTAAAAGAAGCCGTGAGACGTCCCCTCCAACGAAAATCAGCGATGCAGCCAGTGGATGATCTGGAAGGGTACCGGAGGGGGCAGCCCTCAAACCCAAGGGCATATGGGGATCAACAACACTTTGAGCAGGATGTTCTGAGGATGAATCCTAGTGAATTCGTTCGGGCGAATACTGAAACAGGCACTTCATCGGCTACACCTGAGGACAGGGTGACACTGTTTTCCCATGAAACTCTTCAATCCGATCATATTGGTGAGGCGAAGGCATCGTATTTACTCGAACCTGATTTCACGGTTCGGGTGTTAGGTCAAATAAGCCATACCTACATTGTGGCTCAAGTGGGGGAAGAATTTCATGTGGTGGATCAGCATACGGTGCATGAACGCGTGTTGTTTGAGCGTTTATGGCGAAGTTGGGTGGAAAAAACCGTGCAATCACAATCACTGTTGATTCCCGAGCCAATTGAACTCCAACCGCATACTGCCGCACTCCTGCAATCGGCCCTACCGGAGCTCTCAAGTTTGGGTTTAGAAATGGAACCCTTCGGGGAAACGACTTTTGTTATTCGGTCAGTCTCGGCCTTGCTTGGACCCATGGATTATGCCGCATTGGTCCAAGATCTAGTCGAGGATCTGACTGAATGGAAATCCCTGGATTCCATCGAAAAACGTGTTCGTCCCATTTTGGCATCCATGGCTTGCCAAGGTGCGGTCCAAGCAGGTCGTGCGATGGCTGAACCGGAAATGAAACTCGTGTTGGAGGATTGGGTGCAAGAAGGTTTTCCCATGACTTGTCCCCATGGGAGGAGGGTCACAATGCGATTTTCCATGGACGAGCTTCACAAAATTTTCCGTCGAATTTAGAACAATGTCGATTCCTTCAAAGGCCAAAACCGCTGTGTTGTCCACGAATACCTCCTTGCTTCCCGTGATCGTGCTTGTTGGACCTACTGCTATTGGAAAAAGCCGTGTGGCAATTGAAATGGCGAAGGCCTTGGGTACGGAAGTGCTCACGGCTGACTCAACCCAAGTTTATCGGGGCATGGATATCGGAACGGATAAACCGTCTTTCGACGAGCGCGAAGACGTGCCTCATCGCCTCATCGATCTTGTGAACCCCGATGAGCCGTTCAATGCCGGGGAATATCGATACCATGCCGTG
This window encodes:
- the mutL gene encoding DNA mismatch repair endonuclease MutL, whose product is MTRSPDTKIRVLPDSVSCQIAAGEIVDRPASVVKELLDNSLDAGSSMIAIDVVEGGKRLIRVTDNGEGMTRADAQMACQRFATSKLSNVSDLLNIATYGFRGEALPSIASVSKFSLLTGKRGESVGTQLIADGGPVSSMKEQACPPGTRIDVAELFYNTPGRQKFLKSTPTEFSHICHVVQQAALASPGTQFRLTHNDNVVFDFPAVDSLQDRLLQLYGTRVMDQMLPLDFERGGLKVEGVTINPYHARTSRSPQEMFVNGRVIKNTTISHAIYEAYGSFLPKGRHPVFALFLTIDPAVVDVNVHPAKREVKFSAPDMVHRVVKEAVRRPLQRKSAMQPVDDLEGYRRGQPSNPRAYGDQQHFEQDVLRMNPSEFVRANTETGTSSATPEDRVTLFSHETLQSDHIGEAKASYLLEPDFTVRVLGQISHTYIVAQVGEEFHVVDQHTVHERVLFERLWRSWVEKTVQSQSLLIPEPIELQPHTAALLQSALPELSSLGLEMEPFGETTFVIRSVSALLGPMDYAALVQDLVEDLTEWKSLDSIEKRVRPILASMACQGAVQAGRAMAEPEMKLVLEDWVQEGFPMTCPHGRRVTMRFSMDELHKIFRRI
- the tolB gene encoding Tol-Pal system beta propeller repeat protein TolB; amino-acid sequence: MKIPKRFMCVIAALLGVGGVALFESKAADVFLETKRSEFQKIPIWVMGFGDGNAGADSGNPIGAQIAQILKADLTRSQVFEVVGEPISTLEFSQSHCQGTELLGKAKGSGATVSSWGRVGRKNSKLVMETCAFDGGSEDLALGKRYVGSPITFKLLRLMVHRWADELVSRYTGDPGIARTKIVYVAEDAKGNRDLFVMDYDGFGPKQITADQRLSLMPAWSPDQRHVAFTTYKKNNQEIVLLHLASGTKTTLVSAKSLNITPAFSPNGKLLAFASATEGNSDIYTLDLTTKDLLKLTFDSSADLSPAWSPNGREIAFTSDRGGRPQIYLMSADGSNVRRLTFEGQYNAAPAWSPRGDWIVYVCQLPQQGFKLCRITPDGQKRMQITSGPSSEIDDSPSWAPDGRHLVFSSTRGGTSHIYMVNVDGSGLEQLTTGGTHHSSPSWSPL
- a CDS encoding tetratricopeptide repeat protein, with translation MKILCISLIMATYSLNIGFAADRSDFEHQSSNGTSETKRLIKPSQAFHFAYQDYLKGHFGLALSQFQNFIADYPESSMVPKAYFYLGECYEQEGNLKEAARALTTLIEQYEMSRQVPAALFKLGKVMVKARKPQKAKAYWIKLIKDFRGTPEAKLASRDLNRIP